From the Sulfuriferula nivalis genome, the window GCGTATGCGTCATGTGTTGTCTTTGGGGTATGGCGTGGTGGCGAATTCGCAGGCGACATTGGATGATTTGAGCCAGTTCGCCGCGCAGTCACAATTACCTATGCCGCCTGCGGTGGTTGGGTTGTTAGCGCCTGGTCCCGCGCATTGTGTGGCGAGTACGTGCCCTGTGGATGCGCCGTATTTTGTAGTATTGAGCACCATAGAGCCACGCAAGAATCATGTGCTGCTATTACAAGTGTGGCGGCGTCTGGTGGAGCAATTTGGCGAACACGCGCCGCGCTTGGTGGTGATAGGGCAGCGGGGCTGGGAATGTGAGAATGTGGTGGATTTGCTGGAACGTTGCGCTGTGCTTAAGGGGTTTGTGATTGAGCTGGCGGATTGCCCGGATGAAATGCTGGTGACTTATTTGCATCATGCGCGAGCCTTGTTATTCCCTTCCTTTGTTGAGGGTTATGGTATGCCACTAGTCGAGGCGTTGGCGTTGGGTGTGCCGGTAATTGCCAGTGACTTGGCGGTGTTTCATGAGATTGCTGCGGATATTCCTGAATATATTGACCCGCTGGATGGGCTGCGCTGGGCAGAACGGGTGATGGATTATGCACAGCCGAATAGCGAATCACGCGCAGCGCAGTTGCAGCGGATATCGCATTTCAAGACGCCGAGTTGGGGTGAGCATTTTGTTAAAGTGGATGGTTTGCTGGCGCGATTGGGCGAGGGTTGAAAGGCATTGAGGGAATGTGGATTTGTTCACATGTTATGTGACAGTGTTTGGGGTGGCCGCTAGTTTTTTTGCCGAATCTGTTAACCCATGGAGTATGGGTTGAGACACATGTTGAGGAAAGGTTGGCGGGAGTGTGTTTGCGATATTGCGAATTATTTCTGGTGTGGCTGTTACTATTTGTTTAAGCGTGGATTATGCCAAATTATGTAAATTTACATAAATTATGTAAAGTTGTATAATTTGGCATAATCCATTGCTTAAGGCGCTTATTATGGCTCAATTTTCTTTTCATAGACCTCAGCTAGCTACGCAGTTTTGCGATGTGCTGGCTGGCGGCGGCATTATTGACGCTCGTTCAGGGATGTTCCTCGCAGCGCCACGCAGAGTAGGTAAGAGCACATTCCTAACCCAACTTTAACGCCAATTCCCAAAAAAACGTCGGATTTGCATTTTGATTTTGATATATCCGTTTGATTTTTATAGGTTGTCATTTTTTGTGTTTCAGAAAACCGTTTTGTAGTGCCATAATATTTTATTCAAGCCTGTTAAAAAGTGGTTTTCCCCCTTGTTTTTCTGGTACGCTCGCGGCATGTTTATTCGACGAACCCAAACCAACAACAAAACGACAGGTGAATCCTACTTCACTCACCGACTCGTTCGCTCTGAACGAGTCGGTGGCAAAGTACGGCAAGTCACTTTGTTGAATCTGGGGCGGCACTTTCCGATTGAGCAGCATGATTGGCCATTGCTGTGTCAACGAATTGACGAATTGAACGGCAGCCAGGCTGTGTTACTGCCAGGGTCTGTACCGGAATCCCTCGAAAAAGCCGCACAACGTTATGCGGCACGACTGCTGGAAAGCATACCGCAACAAGTTGCTGCTGACTTGGGGGGTGTCACTGAACCTGCGCAGGATATTCACGAGGTAGATGTTGATACCCTGCAACTGACGAAACCCCGTGCTGTAGGGATAGAGCATCTCGGACTGTATGCGTTGTCTGAAGTCGGTTTCGTTGAGAAATTAACCGAATTGGGCATCAACGGTGTGATGCGAGCGGCGATTCTGGGCAATGTCATTGGACGTATGGCGAGACCCGCATCGGAATGGTCGACATGGAAATGGTTACGAGCGGAAAGCGCGCTGGGTGAGCTGATCGATTTCGATTACGAAGCCATGCCCCATACGCGCATGTATCAGGCTTCTGACGTACTCATCAAACACCGCGAATGCCTGGAGCAGCATATTTATGCTGCGGTCAACTCACTGTTCTGTTTGGATGAAACAGTCACATTATATGACTTGACCAACACCTATTTCGAAGGTGACGCTGCGGATAACGAGCAAGCCAAACGAGGACGTTCCAAAGAAAAGCGCAGTGATTGCCCCTTGGTCACATTGGGTGCAGTATTGGACGGGAGCGGCTTTCTCAAACGAACGAAACTGTTTGATGGCAATGTAGCCGAATGCACCACCCTGCAAGGCATGCTGGATGGATTGAACGCACCGACAGGTGCATTGGTCATTATGGACCGAGGCATTGCGACCGAAGCGAATCTGGTTTGGCTGGTTGAACACGGTTACCGGTATTTGGTAGTCAGTCGGCGTGGTGCACGGCAATTTGATGAATTGCGTGCCATCGACATTGAAACCAGGCAGGGCGAAGCGTTACAGATTCAGCGTGAACTCAGCGAAGATGGGCGGGAAGTTCGTTTGTACTGTCACTCCGTCGGGAGGGAGAAGAAAGAGAGTGCCATGCTCGCACGATTTGCTGCAGGATACGAAGCGGGATTGCAAAAACTGGCAGATGGCCTTGTCAAGCCGCGAGGGGAAAAGCGTTACGACAAACTCATGGAGCGCATCGGGCGACTCAAGGAAAAAAGCCGGGGTGCCAGCCAGCATTACCAGATTGAGCTCACGGCAAATGAATCGGGCAAGCAAGCTACCCAGTTGACGTGGACAAAGATGCCCATAGACGGCACCATGATGACCCACCCTGGCGTGTATTGCCTGCGCAGCAACGAAACGGATTGGGATGCAGAAAAGTTGTGGCGTACCTATACGATGCTGACCGATCTGGAAAGCGTGTTTCGCACCCTGAAAAGTGAATTGGGGTTGCGCCCTGTACACCACTCGAAACAAGCGCGTGTCGATGGGCATTTGTTCATTACCGCACTGGCGTATCAAGCGGTACAAATCATACGCACGAAACTCAAAACAGCCAGCATTCACCTGTCGTGGACAGGATTGCGCGCCACACTCGGCGTACAGCGCCGGGTAACTGCCACATTCAAACGCAGTGATGGCAGCACATTGCATGTGCGCAAAACCACCGTCGCTGAACCAGACCTGATGAATATCTACAAAATACTGGGAGTAACTCCTGCACCTGGCGGCATTAAAAAAATGATCATTTGACCAAAATGACGAGCTTGTAGTGCCACTCCGATTTTTTTATCAATACAACATGTTGATAATAAAGTGAATATTTTTTAGTGTGTTAAAGTTGGGTTAGTGCTGCGATTCTAAAAGAGTTGGCGTCACACATAGATCGACCATTCTTGCTGAAGCAGCGCCAGGCATTGCTTTAGTATCGAGTTGTTCCTGATATCATTAATTTTACGAGCAATACTCCAATGCCTAAATTACTTTACATTTATCAGTTTCCCTACTGGAAGCATCCTGTGGTGAAGCAGTGTTTCCCTGCGTTCCAGGTGGTGTTTATTGAATCCGTAGACAAACTGCCGACGGATGCGACTTTGGTGTTGTGGGGGATGCGCCCTGTGCCTGAGGGTGTGGCTGCCGATGTTCGGGTGTGGCGGATGGAAGATGGCTTTCTGCGCTCAGTGGGTCTGGGTGCGGATTTGGTGCGCCCAATGTCGTGGATAGTCGATCAGCAAGGTATTTACTACGATGCAACGCGGATATCGGATTTGGAGCAGTTGCTGGCACAGACGCAGTTTGATGCGGCTATGCTTGCCAGAGCGGTTGATTTGCGCGCACGCGTAGTGGCGACTGGTCTGACAAAATACAATGTAGGTGCGGGAAAATGGGAGCGCCCTGCGAATGCGGCACGAGTGATCCTGGTGCCCGGACAGGTAGAGAGTGATGCATCGTTGGCGTTTGGTGCGCCTGGTGAGCGTACTAATATGGGATTATTGCAGGCAGTACGGTCCGCACATCCCGAGGCGTATGTGGTGTATAAGCCGCATCCTGATGTGTTCGCGCGCTTGCGCGCTGAGGGTCAGAATGAGCAGACCGCCTCTCGCTGGTGTGATGAGGTGGTGACTGATGTAGCGATGGGTGATTTACTTACCATGGTTGATGAGGTGCACGTGATTACGTCTTTGGCTGGTTTTGAGGCGCTGTTGCGTGGTAAGCCTGTGACTTGTTACGGTCAGCCATTTTATGCAGGCTGGGGTTTGACGCAGGATGTGATGCCAATAGCTCGACGTAGTCGACGTGTGAGTTTGGACGAGTTAGTGGCGGCCGTGTTGATTTTGTATCCGCTGTATTTGAGCCGTGATGGTCAGCGTTTGATTACACCAGAGCAGGCATTGGATGAATTGTCTGCCTGGCTGGCGCAGACGGGAGGGCGCACAACCTGGTGGCGTAAGTTTGTCAGGCTGTTTTTGCGGCGGATTATTGGGGTGCGGTAGTGGGTGGTTGGTGTAGTTTGCATGGTTATTTATTAAAAAATAACTTGAATTTTTGCGATATATATTCATAATATGTATATATTTTAGTTTTTCAAGGTGAATTCAATGCTGGTAGAGTTCCGTGTCAAGAATTTTCGCAGCCTTCGCGACGAGCAGGTGCTTAGTCTTGTTGCGTCCAAGGACAAGACCCTCCAGGACACCAACACGCAAGCAACTGGCATCAGTGCCGCTCCAACCCTGTTGCGCAGTGCGGTAGTTTATGGTGCCAACGCAAGCGGTAAGTCCAATTTCATCAAAGCGCTGCAATACATGCGCGGCGTGGTGATCGAGTCGGCGACAGCCATCCAGCCTGGTCAGACCTTTGCAGTGCAGCCATTCGGACTTGATGTCGATTCCACCAGCCAGCCTAGCGAGTTCGAGGTTACGTTCCTGCTTGATGGTGTGCGCTACCAGTATGGCTTTGCTATGACTGCACAGCGCATCGTCAGTGAACATCTGCTGGTTTACAAGGCGTTCAAGCCTCAGCGCTGGTTCACGCGTCACTTTGACACCGACACCGGCAAGGATGTCTACGATTTCGGTTCCGGCCTGAAAGGCCCCAAGAATCTGTGGGAAGGTGCCACTCGTCCTAATGCACTCTTCCTATCGATGGCTGTGCAACTGAATAGCGAAGCATTACGCCCTGTGTTCGACTGGTTCATGAATCGATTGGTCATCTTCAACGAGCAAGCCCAACTCAGTCCACAGGTGTCTATCCAGATGCTTAAGCAGGCTGACGACCGCAAGGACATCTGCAATTTCCTCTCTGCCGCCGATATCAGTATCGCCGACATTGATGTGGAAACACGTAAGGTTCCTGGGCAGGCCGTGCATTTTGACTTGGTGGCCGGTAAAACTGAAGTGCGATCAGAAGCGATGGAGGAGCATAGGCTACGCTTCCACCACGTCACCGAACATGGCAAAGCCGTGTTTGATTTGATGGACGAGTCCAATGGCACGCGCAATCTACTGTTTCTTGCCGGGCCAGTGCTGGATATCCTCAGTAAAGGACTAACGTTGGTCATAGATGAACTCGACACCAGTTTGCACACTTTGCTGGTGCGCGAACTGGTGCGACTGTTCCACCGCCCTGAGATCAACACCAGCGGTGCGCAGCTGATCTTTACTACTCACGACACGTCACTGCTGGACGCACCAGATCTGTTCCGACGCGATCAAGTGTGGTTCGTGGAAAAAGACCATGATCAGACCTCGGCCTTGGTCAGCTTGTCCGAGTTCAGCCCGCGCAAGAACGAAGCACTGGAACGCGGCTATCTGATGGGACGTTACGGCGGCGTTCCATTCCTCGGCAACACCCTGGGGCTGAACCTAGAAACGGCAGTTGACCGCTAATTTGCGGAGTTAACATCATCATGCTTAAGGTTTGTTTTGTTGATTTACCTGTCACCCATTTGGTAACGGTGTCTGGCCAAGCCATGCTTATGTCATCTGCAACGTCGATTGTAGCGGGATTTCAGCAGGCTCCAAGCTCCTTGCATTAAAAAATGAATTTTTTGGTTAAGCAGACTTTATTCGCCCCTGCGCAATCAATTGAAATAGACAAAGAAAATGCTTGACATATCAGGCAAAAAAATTTTGAATTTTTTATTCGCAACTACTTGTTTATTCTATTTTTATGAGCGCTGATCGCCGCAACGTCGCACCGTTTTTCCTCACTGGAACCGTACTTGATGAATGGTTTTCGCCGATGGCAACGATACTGGAAAAATCACGCTTTAGCGATGCTATTTTCAAAACTATCCCCATGGCGACCTTAATTATGTCAGGTTGTCTACGACAGATACTTGATGCCAGTTCGTTACGTGAATATATTCAAACGCTGTTTCATTTTGATGCCAATCAGTCGATTACACCCATTGCCCGCGCCACCTGGTCGGATGCCCTAGCTTCCCCTGTGCGTCGAGATATACTGCGCCCAGCCGTTGTGCAACTCGTTGAGTTGGCACGAAATAGCTTGCCTGATTTGCTCGCTCATGTAGAGGGAATCGGGTCGCGTGAAGTTATTGCAACGGATGCGACCTATCAGACAGAGTCGGCACACTATCACCCTCGCTACCCCAATATTGATGGCGGCCATGACAATCAAAAGGGCCATATGCTGCTGTCCCATTTTGATGTGCGTCATGGCATCGCACTGACCGTGACTACCGAAACACGTTCTCTCGGGGAAATGCGTGTTTTAAAATACGAAGAAGCGAAAGGATTGCATTGGTTGCGGGTGAAGGAGGCAATCCATGTGGTGGATCGCGCTTATATTGATGGACGCTTCTGGGATCAGCGACTGAAGCTTTATGGCAGTACCGTCATCACGCGCATGAAATCCACACTTAAGTATTCCGTGATGAACGAAAATCCCATTGTCCTCAATACCAGTCACCAAGGGGTGTTATATGATCGAACGGTAAAATTGCAAAGTTCTCAGGGAGCGTGGCGTTTGATCGGGTTCCACTCCCCGGAGGGGATTGACTACGAATACTTGACCAATGATCTAAAACTACTGCCCGGGGTGGTGGCGTTCCTTTATCATCGCCGCTGGGATAAGGAAAAATACTACGATTCCTTTAAAAATGATTTGGCTGGAGCCAAAGCCTGGGGGAAAAGTCCAGTTGCGATCGAACAGCAAGCATTGCTCGGGATTGTCACAACCATTTTGACGCGCTTATTCTTGATGCGGCGACAGCAAGATTTGGCATTGGATAAACTGGACTACACTCAGGATAAAAAACACCAGAAGAAGCTTTCTGTTTACAACCATACGGATAGCGGCGTTCTGTTGCGCGCCATGTGGCAAAACCTCGCTAAAATCCCACGTCAGGTTTGGCGCTTCTTGAAGAACTGTTTTGCCTGTCAGCACACTACAGACCTCTATAAACGCCAACTTGAGCCAATGTTATTACGCTATCTTTAAAGCGACCAGACACCGTTACCTGTTTGGTGACTGCGTTACCCGTTGAATTGCACGCCCCTCACGGCACATGGCGGCGTTGCTTCGCACCTGAATGGAATAGCCATTCAGGTTTGTCGCGCCTTGCCCTGCACCGCGATGAACGCACACTTCAACGTGTTCAACTGCCGTTTCTAGGTTGAAGGTGCTTATTTTTTAATTAAGCCGCCAGTATTTGAAAATCCGTCGCTCTTGCTATTGGGCGAACATGGTGATTCTCACGTCGCATTTCCACAATGCCGTAATTGGACATGGTTTTTAATGTGCGTGAAAGGTTGCTTGATTTGCGTCCAGTCATGGCAGCCAGGCTACTAATGGACTGCGGGTTTTGTTCAAAAATCACCTTGAGTAATGCACGGTTTTCGTCGCTCAATACCTCAGCTAAAGAACGCATTGAGGTAAACCAAATCTTGGGTTCATTTTCAACAGGTGTAATATCGCCTTTGGCGATAGCAAGCACGCGCTCACGAATTTTATCCTGTGACATAATTCCTATAGTAAGTGTTTTCATTTTAATAACTCCGTCAGCAAAATATCTACCTCAGCAAAAAAGTCGGCAAGTAGTTGATGCGCATTTGTGAACTCATATGGAACGCCTCGATCTGAAACATGGCGATGTTTATGATCATAGGGTAAGCGTTGCCCTGCAAATTTGTACTTCTTTGGTAACTTGATGGCATGACTATTGTCGTAACCTAAGATACGCTTTCCATATGGTTCATGCAGCGTTAAAGAATAACGTATCCCATGTGGAATATTATCGTTCGCCAGCACTGTCCACGCCTCAATTTTTACCCAATAACCACCATCCTGACTAATCACATAATCATTAAGGTTTAGTAAGGTTTCAATACCAAGATCATCTTGCATGGTTTATTGTATCATCTGATGATATTCTTTGCTGTCCTGATTTCAATGATTGAGAAAGAGCAGATATAAGATCAATCAATTACGAAATCCGCATATCCGGTTAAACTTGCTCTTATTTAAAAATAGATTTGTTGTGAATCTCGGGTGTTTGATTGAGTAACGGGTAGAAGAAGCCGACAAACGGATTGATCAAGCGTGACGGCGCTTTCAGTGCCAGTTTCAGCGGTGACATATAAGCACCCAGGTCTTTCTTGATCGGATAAGTGGTCAGCCCAAGTTCTAGTCGAGTGGCGCCCAGGTTGATGGCAGTTTCAACCACTTTGTGTGCAACATAGATGTACAGACTGTCGTTCACCGCATCAGTACGTCCGAAATACAGCCATCGTAGTAGTGTGCCATCCATGAGCAATAAAGCGTGGCCGATAAGTTCGTCCTGGCGGTAGAACAGGATGGCTTTGGAGCGCGCACCGAGTTCTGCTGAAAATCCACAATAGAATTCAGGGGTGAGGATTTCGCGTTGATATTCGCTGGCGTGGTTGTGTACCACTAGCCATTGGTTGCATAGCGTGTCCGCGAGATGATCGAAATCATCGTGCAGCTCATGGCGTATGCCTTGTTTTTCGTTGATGCGTAAGTGCTTGAGTAATTTGCTGCGGTAGTAGCTTTTCATCGCCGCAAGGTAGGCAGCGGGTGTTTTCCAGGCTATTTCCATATAGGTTGTCGGTAGACTATCGACTACGTGGTAGCCTAGCTGTGTGAGTAGAGGTTGTATAGTTGCAGTTTCTGGTTCAAAGTCACGGACAACAATAAGGAAATGCCCCTGTTGTTTGGCCAGGCTCATTAGCATGTTGTTGAGCGCGGTGATCATGTCAACTTCACTGATGTGGTCACTGGCAACAAACGGCTTGTTCAGAGTAATAGGTGTGCCGCATTCCAGCATTTTGAGCTGGAAAAAACCAGGGAATATTTTGCGGATTTTAGCGATGGTAGTTTTCAGTCCACCTGTCGCAAAAATGGCAATATCTGTGGTGATAGTGTAAAAACTGGTGAATGCGAGTGGTGTGCCATTATCATCGTAGAATATGGCATAGCGATAACGGAAATCATTGAGTTTTGCACGTTCAAGAATAGCCCAGAATTCGTGAGCATAGGTGCATGAGTGACCGTTCTGCAGTGTGTCCCATTGGTCTTTCGGCACTTCATTGATATTGTTGTATATTGTTGTTTTCATATTGGCGTGTGCATAGGGTCGGACTGTGCGCAGTATTGTGGTAGTAAGGTTAATTTTTCAACCCGATTTTCGGTCATTAAAGGCATAGATGCAAGTCACTACGAATAATTTAGTGCTGGTCACTGGGGCGACAGGGTTTATCGGTAGCCGATTAGCGCAGCGCCTGCTCGATGATGGCTATGCAGTGAAAGTGTTGGTGCGCGATCCGCAGAAACTGTCTGCATTGCTGCGTGAACAATGTGAAGTCGTCGTCGGCGATGTGCTTGATGAGGCGGTAATGGCGAGTGCGGTCAGTCAAGTGCATCTGATATTCCATTGTGCGGCAAACGTGAAAACATGGGATACGTATGCGGCTTATGAAGCGGTGAATGTGCAGGGTGTACGTAATCTGATGCAGGCGATAGCACGGGTGAATCCTGATCTGTCGCGTTTGGTACATATTTCTACGGTTGATGTATATGGCTTTCCTGATGCGCCGTGTGACGAGACTTGTGTTGCCACAGGTGGTGAGTTCGATTATGGTAAGACTAAGTTGGAAGGTGAGAATCTGGTACGCTCATTGGGCGACGCAGCGAATATGTCTTATGCCATCATACGCCCTTGCAATGTTATCGGGCCGAGAAGTCAGTTTATCGAGCGCATAGGTGCGGAGTTGAAATCAGGCGTCATGTTGACCATAGCGGGCGGGCATACCCATGCCGGGCTGGTATATATAGATAATCTGGTTGATGATGTGGTGTGGGCGGCAACTGCGCCTGTTGCACATCGGCAATGTTACAACGTGCGTGATGATAATGATGTGGACTGGACTGAATTTTTGCGTGTGTTTCGCCGAGCTATTGCAGGTAAGGGGCTGGTGATCAATTTGCCTTTTACGGTTGCAGATAAATTGGCATGGGCTTTTGAAGCTGTACATAAAGCATTGTCACCTCGTCATGAGCCACTATTGCATCGTTTGCTGGTGCGGTTTTTTGGCAAAACATGTGGACACAGCCCAGCGAAAATTCGGGCACATCGCGCAGATAGCAGTGGGGTGAGTCGCGTAGAATTTGACGAGACGATGCGCCGCTCATATCAGTGGTTTAAGGATGAAAATGGCTAATTTGCATGTGGTGTTTTTACAGGGGTTGCCGTCGCCATTCTTTACTCGTGTTGCGCGTGGGCTGACTGCGTTGGGTTGTCGCACCACGGGGATTAACTTATGCCTGGGTGATCAGTTGTTCTGGCGTGGACCCAATACAGTGAATTATCGTGGTCGCCTGGCTGATTGGCCGCTGTTTATCGCTAATTTTTATGACAATAATGGCGTAACAGATATTGTGCTGTTAGGTGAGCAGCGCAGCTATCACCAGCATGCAATCAAGCTGGCGCAAGCGCGCGGTATACGTGTGACGGTGACCGATTTTGGCTACTTGCGCCCCGACTGGATGGCGTTTGAGCGTGATGGCATGGGCGGTGATTCGCACTTTCCTAAAGACCCGCAAGCCATATTGGCTTTGGCTGCCAAAGCGCCCAAGCCAGAGCTGGCGCAGCGCTATATTGATAGCTTCTGGACTATGGCATGGGGTGACATGCTTTATCATTTTGCCAATTTCTTTTATTTCTGGCTGTTTCCGTACTATCGTCGTCCTTACAAACGTAACCATCCGTTAGTGCATTATTTCTCCATCGGCAGACGATTATTGTTTGCTAAGCGTGGGCATCAACATGCAATTCGCAGATTGGCTGAATTGCAAAGCGATGGTGTGCGTTATTTTTTATTCCCTCTGCAACTGGAAAATGATTTCCAGATAGTTTCCTATTCTCCATTTGATAGTTTGGAAGAAGCTATTTGGCTAGTGTTGCAGTCTTTTGCCAAACACGCTAACGCGGATACTCGCTTACTGGTCAAAGTGCATCCGTTAGATCCAGGCATGAAAAACTGGAAAAAAATAATATGTGGCTGGGCGAAAGAGCTGGGTATCGCTGAACGTATAGATTATTTTGACGGCGGTAATCTGGATGACATTATCCAAGACTCACAGGGTGTGGTAACGGTCAACAGCACTGTGGGTATACGTGCTGTGCAGCTGGGTAGCCCAGTGATTACCTTAGGTGATGCGATTTATGATGTAGATGGGCTGGCTTTTCAGGGTGGCATTGATCGGTTCTGGACTGCTGCGCCAAAACCATCGAGTGAATTGGTCGATGCTTTTATAACGGCAATTTGCCATAGCATACAAATACGCGGTACTTTTTATAGTGAGTCAGGATTAACGGCTGCGGTAAATGCGGCAGTTGAGCTTTTGTATTGGCATAAGGAGGATATGCTTAATTAGTTATGGAGATGGTTTGTCGCATTGTTATATTTCTATTAAATTGTTTGTAATTACTGTATTGTGTTGATAAATTTTACAGTTTATTCTTTTAATTATCATATTGCGACACATTGGTGCGGCATGACTAGAATCGAACTCTTTGGTCTCAATAATCCCCAGGCATGGGATACCGAGCTTGCATTTCAGCAACTTAGCCAACTTGGCCAGGCAGAAACCAAACGCACTGCTGAGCGCCGTTTGCATGAGCTGAATATTCTACCAGCAGAAATCAAATCAACGGATGTACGTGACGAACTGGAGCGTGTCCCCACACCTGCCGTACTAAGCAGCGAAATCACAGAAGCCAAGGTCAAGCGTAGTCTGGTGCTATTTGCTCAGTTACACAACCTACCGAGTGGCGGCGCATGTCTGCATGCGAATGATGCGCGTGGTGGCCGCTATTGGGTGCCGCTACCCGTTGGCAAAGTAGATCAAAAATTTATTGAAAGCGCCTTGAGTTTATTGCAAACCCATTTGAATAAACCACTGGCCATCGTGCCTCATGGTGAACTGACCAAGTGGTGCCGCGCCGCCAGCAAATTATCGGGCGTCACATTCTGCTTGCTGGGTTACCCACCGATACTGGATTTAAGCAGCCAGTCCCTAGCAGGTAGTCCGCGCAATGCTGCAGCGATCCATTTAGCCCGGCTGGAAGCCGAAAGCATCCATATTCTGCGTGAGGCGGTTGCCGAAGCAGAAAATCCTGTCATG encodes:
- a CDS encoding capsule biosynthesis protein, with translation MANLHVVFLQGLPSPFFTRVARGLTALGCRTTGINLCLGDQLFWRGPNTVNYRGRLADWPLFIANFYDNNGVTDIVLLGEQRSYHQHAIKLAQARGIRVTVTDFGYLRPDWMAFERDGMGGDSHFPKDPQAILALAAKAPKPELAQRYIDSFWTMAWGDMLYHFANFFYFWLFPYYRRPYKRNHPLVHYFSIGRRLLFAKRGHQHAIRRLAELQSDGVRYFLFPLQLENDFQIVSYSPFDSLEEAIWLVLQSFAKHANADTRLLVKVHPLDPGMKNWKKIICGWAKELGIAERIDYFDGGNLDDIIQDSQGVVTVNSTVGIRAVQLGSPVITLGDAIYDVDGLAFQGGIDRFWTAAPKPSSELVDAFITAICHSIQIRGTFYSESGLTAAVNAAVELLYWHKEDMLN